The following coding sequences are from one Clostridioides difficile ATCC 9689 = DSM 1296 window:
- a CDS encoding thiamine pyrophosphate-dependent enzyme: MAVVFKKTEGLQDTQTHYCPGCTHGIIHRLVGEVLEELGVLGDAVGVVPVGCSVLGYKYFNCDTQEAAHGRAPAAATGIKRVHPENTVFTYQGDGDLASIGTAEIVHAAARGEKITTIFVNNTTYGMTGGQMAPTTLVGQRATTAQSGRNAETQGYPIRVSEMLATLTGAVFVERVAVDTPAHVRQAKKAIKKAFQVQQAGLGFGIVEVLSTCPTNWGLAPNDALQWLRDNMIPYYPLGNFKNVEVEEVK; this comes from the coding sequence ATGGCTGTTGTATTTAAGAAAACTGAAGGATTACAAGATACTCAAACTCACTACTGTCCAGGATGTACACATGGTATAATCCATAGATTAGTTGGTGAAGTATTAGAAGAACTAGGAGTATTAGGTGATGCTGTAGGTGTTGTTCCAGTTGGATGTTCAGTTTTAGGATATAAATATTTTAACTGTGACACTCAAGAAGCTGCTCATGGTAGAGCGCCAGCTGCTGCTACAGGAATAAAAAGAGTTCATCCTGAAAATACAGTATTCACTTATCAAGGTGATGGAGACTTAGCTTCAATTGGTACTGCTGAAATAGTTCATGCAGCTGCTAGAGGAGAAAAAATAACTACTATATTTGTAAACAATACAACTTATGGTATGACTGGTGGACAAATGGCTCCAACTACATTAGTTGGACAAAGAGCTACTACTGCTCAATCAGGAAGAAATGCTGAAACTCAAGGTTATCCAATAAGAGTAAGTGAAATGTTAGCTACATTAACAGGAGCTGTATTTGTAGAAAGAGTAGCAGTTGATACTCCAGCTCATGTTAGACAAGCTAAAAAAGCTATAAAGAAAGCATTCCAAGTTCAACAAGCAGGATTAGGATTTGGAATAGTAGAAGTATTATCTACTTGTCCTACAAACTGGGGACTAGCTCCAAACGATGCTTTACAATGGTTAAGAGACAACATGATACCATACTATCCATTAGGAAATTTCAAAAATGTTGAAGTTGAGGAGGTGAAGTAA
- the glmM gene encoding phosphoglucosamine mutase yields MRKYFGTDGVRGVANTELTCDLAYKLGRAGGFVLAQGDHRVKVVVGKDTRISGDMLEASLIAGLMSVGCDVITVGIIPTPAVAYLTRKYGADCGVVISASHNPVEYNGIKFFNKNGYKLDDEIELKIEEYIDDIDKIDCLPIGENVGRKLHEHCAQRDYVDYLKSIISTDFKGLKVVLDCANGASYKVAPIVFDELGASVISINSLPDGNNINYKCGSTHPEQLQRAVLEHNADLGLAYDGDADRLIAVNEKGQIVDGDHIMILSALNLKKNNKLAQDTLVVTVMSNIGLTIAAKENGINLSTTAVGDRYVLEDMVKNGYNLGGEQSGHMIFLDYNTTGDGVLSSLILANIILQEKKPLSEIASIMSQYPQVLVNATIKNENKNKYMEYPEIKTEIERIESILDGNGRVLIRPSGTEPLVRVMLEGKEEGQIKELATDLANLIQEKLS; encoded by the coding sequence GTGAGAAAGTATTTTGGAACAGATGGAGTTAGAGGAGTAGCAAATACAGAACTAACATGTGATTTAGCATATAAACTTGGTAGAGCTGGTGGATTTGTCTTAGCTCAAGGAGACCACAGAGTAAAAGTAGTAGTAGGTAAGGATACTAGAATATCAGGTGATATGTTGGAAGCATCTTTAATAGCAGGACTTATGTCTGTTGGATGTGATGTTATTACTGTTGGAATAATACCAACACCTGCAGTGGCATATTTAACTAGAAAATATGGTGCTGATTGTGGTGTGGTTATATCTGCATCTCACAATCCTGTTGAATATAATGGAATCAAATTCTTTAATAAGAATGGATATAAATTAGATGATGAAATTGAATTGAAAATAGAAGAATATATAGACGATATAGACAAAATTGATTGTCTTCCAATTGGTGAAAATGTAGGAAGAAAATTACATGAACATTGTGCACAAAGAGACTATGTAGACTACCTAAAATCAATAATAAGCACTGACTTTAAGGGATTAAAAGTAGTTTTGGACTGTGCTAATGGTGCGTCATATAAAGTGGCACCAATAGTGTTTGATGAACTAGGAGCAAGTGTAATTTCAATAAATAGTTTACCAGATGGAAATAATATAAACTATAAATGTGGCTCTACACATCCAGAACAACTTCAAAGGGCTGTTTTGGAACATAATGCTGACTTAGGTCTTGCATATGATGGAGATGCTGATAGATTAATTGCAGTAAATGAAAAGGGTCAAATTGTTGATGGAGACCATATAATGATATTGAGTGCCTTAAATTTAAAGAAAAATAATAAATTGGCACAAGATACTTTGGTAGTTACAGTTATGAGTAATATAGGGTTGACAATAGCTGCTAAGGAAAATGGAATAAATTTATCTACTACAGCAGTTGGAGACAGATATGTTTTAGAAGATATGGTTAAAAATGGATATAATCTTGGTGGAGAGCAATCTGGACATATGATATTTTTAGATTACAACACTACTGGAGATGGAGTGCTTAGTTCTCTAATACTTGCAAATATAATTTTGCAAGAAAAGAAACCTTTATCAGAAATTGCATCAATAATGAGCCAATACCCACAAGTATTAGTAAATGCAACAATAAAAAATGAAAATAAGAACAAATATATGGAATATCCAGAAATAAAAACTGAGATAGAAAGAATAGAATCTATTTTAGACGGAAATGGTAGAGTTTTGATAAGACCATCAGGAACTGAGCCATTAGTTAGAGTTATGTTAGAGGGTAAAGAGGAAGGTCAAATAAAAGAATTAGCAACAGACTTAGCTAATCTTATACAAGAAAAATTATCGTAA
- the ptb gene encoding phosphate butyryltransferase, which produces MRSFEEVIKFAKERGPKTISVACCQDKEVLMAVEMARKEKIANAILVGDIEKTKEIAKSIDMDIENYELIDIKDLAEASLKSVELVSQGKADMVMKGLVDTSIILKAVLNKEVGLRTGNVLSHVAVFDVEGYDRLFFVTDAAMNLAPDTNTKKQIIENACTVAHSLDISEPKVAAICAKEKVNPKMKDTVEAKELEEMYERGEIKGCMVGGPFAIDNAVSLEAAKHKGINHPVAGRADILLAPDIEGGNILYKALVFFSKSKNAGVIVGAKAPIILTSRADSEETKLNSIALGVLMAAKA; this is translated from the coding sequence ATGAGAAGTTTTGAAGAAGTAATTAAGTTTGCAAAAGAAAGAGGACCTAAAACTATATCAGTAGCATGTTGCCAAGATAAAGAAGTTTTAATGGCAGTTGAAATGGCTAGAAAAGAAAAAATAGCAAATGCCATTTTAGTAGGAGATATAGAAAAGACTAAAGAAATTGCAAAAAGCATAGACATGGATATCGAAAATTATGAACTGATAGATATAAAAGATTTAGCAGAAGCATCTCTAAAATCTGTTGAATTAGTTTCACAAGGAAAAGCCGACATGGTAATGAAAGGCTTAGTAGACACATCAATAATACTAAAAGCAGTTTTAAATAAAGAAGTAGGTCTTAGAACTGGAAATGTATTAAGTCACGTAGCAGTATTTGATGTAGAGGGATATGATAGATTATTTTTCGTAACTGACGCAGCTATGAACTTAGCTCCTGATACAAATACTAAAAAGCAAATCATAGAAAATGCTTGCACAGTAGCACATTCATTAGATATAAGTGAACCAAAAGTTGCTGCAATATGCGCAAAAGAAAAAGTAAATCCAAAAATGAAAGATACAGTTGAAGCTAAAGAACTAGAAGAAATGTATGAAAGAGGAGAAATCAAAGGTTGTATGGTTGGTGGACCTTTTGCAATTGATAATGCAGTATCTTTAGAAGCAGCTAAACATAAAGGTATAAATCATCCTGTAGCAGGAAGAGCTGATATATTATTAGCCCCAGATATTGAAGGTGGTAACATATTATATAAAGCTTTGGTATTCTTCTCAAAATCAAAAAATGCAGGAGTTATAGTTGGGGCTAAAGCACCAATAATATTAACTTCTAGAGCAGACAGTGAAGAAACTAAACTAAACTCAATAGCTTTAGGTGTTTTAATGGCAGCAAAGGCATAA
- a CDS encoding 3-methyl-2-oxobutanoate dehydrogenase subunit VorB, translating into MAKILMKGNEAFGKAAIEAGCKYFFGYPITPQSELPEYLSRELPKIGGAFVQAESEVSAINMVYGGAGAGARVMTSSSSPGVALKQEGITYAVGAEVPCVVLNVMRGGPGLGSIQPSQADYFMSTRGGGNGDYRTPVFAPATVQEAVDMIMEAFDVADYYRSPVMVVADGMIGQMMEPVEFRAPEKKRELPPKDWATVGTKGKRKPNVINSLYLEPEVLEDHCWHLQEKFDAMEKNEVQYEMYKTEDAEFVFAAYGTTSRVVKSAIDILREEGIKAGLIRPKVLWPFPFEAFNQIPNARNILTVEMSMGQMVEDVKMAVEGKLPVYFHGRPGGMTPTPAEIVEKAKKIIAGELVAGGAR; encoded by the coding sequence ATGGCTAAGATACTTATGAAAGGTAACGAAGCATTTGGAAAAGCAGCTATAGAAGCTGGTTGCAAATATTTCTTCGGTTACCCAATAACTCCACAAAGTGAATTACCAGAATATTTATCAAGAGAGTTACCTAAAATAGGTGGAGCGTTCGTTCAAGCTGAATCAGAAGTTTCTGCGATAAACATGGTTTATGGTGGAGCAGGTGCAGGAGCAAGAGTTATGACTTCTTCATCTTCACCAGGAGTTGCTTTAAAGCAAGAAGGTATAACATATGCAGTAGGAGCAGAAGTTCCTTGTGTTGTACTTAATGTAATGAGAGGTGGTCCAGGACTTGGAAGTATACAACCTTCACAAGCTGACTACTTTATGTCTACAAGAGGTGGAGGAAATGGAGACTACAGAACTCCAGTATTCGCACCAGCTACAGTTCAAGAAGCTGTTGATATGATAATGGAAGCTTTTGACGTTGCAGATTATTACAGATCACCAGTTATGGTAGTTGCAGATGGTATGATAGGTCAAATGATGGAGCCAGTTGAATTTAGAGCTCCTGAGAAGAAAAGAGAATTGCCTCCTAAAGATTGGGCAACTGTTGGAACTAAAGGAAAAAGAAAACCTAATGTAATAAACTCTCTATACTTAGAGCCAGAAGTACTAGAAGACCATTGTTGGCATTTACAAGAAAAATTTGATGCAATGGAAAAGAATGAAGTACAATACGAAATGTACAAAACAGAAGATGCTGAATTTGTATTTGCAGCTTATGGAACTACTTCAAGAGTAGTAAAAAGCGCAATTGATATATTAAGAGAAGAAGGAATAAAAGCAGGTCTTATAAGACCTAAAGTATTATGGCCATTCCCATTCGAAGCATTCAACCAAATTCCTAATGCTAGAAACATATTGACTGTTGAAATGAGTATGGGACAAATGGTGGAAGATGTTAAAATGGCAGTAGAAGGTAAATTACCAGTTTACTTCCATGGAAGACCAGGAGGAATGACTCCAACACCAGCAGAAATAGTTGAAAAAGCTAAAAAAATTATTGCCGGAGAATTGGTTGCAGGAGGTGCTAGATAA
- a CDS encoding 2-oxoacid:acceptor oxidoreductase family protein: MSTARVICAGFGGQGVMSMGQLLTYAGMLEGKEVSWLPSYGPEMRGGTANCAVTVSNEPVGSPLITDDATAAILLNIPAFEKFKDDVIPGGKIIVNSSLIKEKVDRTDVDVYYIPANELAAELGNDKVANMIMLGAYLKVSDTVDIESVLEAFKKVFGPRKEKFVPLNREALQKGMDATCSKATN, encoded by the coding sequence ATGTCTACAGCTAGAGTAATATGTGCAGGCTTCGGAGGCCAAGGTGTTATGTCTATGGGACAATTACTTACTTATGCAGGAATGCTAGAAGGAAAAGAAGTTTCTTGGTTACCATCTTATGGACCAGAAATGCGTGGAGGTACAGCAAACTGTGCAGTAACTGTATCTAATGAGCCAGTTGGTTCTCCACTTATAACAGATGATGCAACTGCAGCTATATTATTAAATATACCAGCATTTGAAAAATTCAAAGATGATGTTATTCCTGGTGGAAAAATAATAGTAAATAGTTCTTTAATAAAAGAAAAAGTTGATAGAACAGATGTAGATGTTTATTATATACCAGCAAATGAATTAGCAGCTGAATTAGGAAATGATAAAGTTGCTAACATGATAATGTTAGGCGCTTACTTAAAAGTATCTGATACTGTAGATATAGAATCTGTACTAGAAGCATTCAAAAAAGTTTTCGGACCTAGAAAAGAAAAATTCGTTCCATTAAACAGAGAAGCTTTACAAAAAGGTATGGATGCTACATGTTCTAAAGCAACTAACTAA
- the cdaA gene encoding diadenylate cyclase CdaA gives MLDINSFLNGFFNIILRMSIYDLIDISIVAYIFYKIFMFIKDTRAEQVFKGIIFLLLATQLSNTFKLHTVYWISLKALDYGVIAALIIFQPEFRAGLEHIGRAKFNLFGKNVNTSEETLNRNIEEIVEALYSLSRQKIGALIIMERETRISDIINTGTIIDAEISRQLLINIFIPNTPLHDGAVVIRDSKVKAAACFLPLTESKDLSKDLGTRHRAGIGVSEVSDCITLIVSEETGGVSIAKAGKLYRDISRERMMNILRSNLKTNTETRSFFKGGIFK, from the coding sequence GTGTTAGATATAAATTCTTTTTTAAATGGATTTTTTAATATAATATTAAGAATGAGTATATATGATTTAATTGACATATCTATAGTAGCGTATATTTTTTACAAAATATTTATGTTTATAAAAGATACAAGAGCAGAACAAGTGTTTAAAGGTATAATATTTCTTTTATTAGCAACTCAACTTAGTAACACCTTTAAATTGCATACCGTTTATTGGATATCTCTTAAAGCTTTAGATTATGGAGTTATAGCTGCTCTTATAATTTTTCAACCAGAATTTAGAGCAGGACTTGAACATATAGGAAGAGCAAAGTTTAATTTATTTGGAAAGAATGTAAATACTTCTGAAGAAACTCTCAATAGAAATATAGAAGAAATTGTAGAAGCTTTATATTCACTTTCTAGACAAAAAATAGGAGCTCTTATCATAATGGAGAGAGAAACTAGAATAAGTGATATAATAAATACAGGAACTATTATTGATGCTGAAATTTCTAGGCAACTATTAATAAATATATTTATACCAAATACACCATTACACGATGGAGCTGTTGTAATTAGAGATTCTAAGGTAAAAGCAGCTGCATGTTTTTTGCCATTGACAGAAAGTAAGGATTTAAGTAAAGATTTGGGTACTAGACATAGAGCAGGAATAGGGGTAAGTGAGGTGTCTGACTGTATAACTTTGATTGTATCAGAGGAAACAGGTGGCGTATCAATTGCTAAAGCAGGTAAGTTATATAGAGATATTTCTAGAGAAAGAATGATGAATATATTACGTAGTAATTTAAAAACAAATACAGAAACAAGAAGTTTTTTCAAAGGTGGTATATTTAAATGA
- a CDS encoding 4Fe-4S binding protein, with the protein MAKGKVSFNQERCKGCGLCVEACPVKIIQLDSNVINKKGYNPATVFEMEKCIGCASCATMCPDVVITVERD; encoded by the coding sequence ATGGCTAAAGGAAAAGTATCTTTTAATCAAGAACGTTGTAAAGGTTGTGGATTGTGTGTTGAAGCATGTCCAGTAAAAATCATACAATTAGACTCAAATGTAATAAACAAAAAAGGGTATAACCCAGCAACTGTTTTTGAAATGGAAAAATGCATAGGATGTGCAAGTTGTGCAACTATGTGTCCAGATGTAGTTATAACAGTAGAAAGAGATTAA
- the buk gene encoding butyrate kinase has product MSKIFKILTINPGSTSTKIAVFDNEDLVFEKTLRHSSEEIGKYEKVSDQFEFRKQVIEEALKEGGVKTSELDAVVGRGGLLKPIKGGTYSVSAAMIEDLKVGVLGEHASNLGGIIAKQIGEEVNVPSYIVDPVVVDELEDVARISGMPEISRASVVHALNQKAIARRYAREINKKYEDINLIVAHMGGGVSVGAHKNGKIVDVANALDGEGPFSPERSGGLPVGALVKMCFSGKYTQDEIKKKIKGNGGLVAYLNTNDAREVEERIEAGDEKAKLVYEAMAYQISKEIGASAAVLKGDVKAILLTGGIAYSKMFTEMIADRVKFIADVKVYPGEDEMIALAQGGLRVLTGEEEAQVYDN; this is encoded by the coding sequence ATGAGCAAAATATTTAAAATCTTAACAATAAATCCTGGTTCGACATCAACTAAAATAGCTGTATTTGATAATGAGGATTTAGTATTTGAAAAAACTTTAAGACATTCTTCAGAAGAAATAGGAAAATATGAGAAGGTGTCTGACCAATTTGAATTTCGTAAACAAGTAATAGAAGAAGCTCTAAAAGAAGGTGGAGTAAAAACATCTGAATTAGATGCTGTAGTAGGTAGAGGAGGACTTCTTAAACCTATAAAAGGTGGTACTTATTCAGTAAGTGCTGCTATGATTGAAGATTTAAAAGTGGGAGTTTTAGGAGAACACGCTTCAAACCTAGGTGGAATAATAGCAAAACAAATAGGTGAAGAAGTAAATGTTCCTTCATACATAGTAGACCCTGTTGTTGTAGATGAATTAGAAGATGTTGCTAGAATTTCTGGTATGCCTGAAATAAGTAGAGCAAGTGTAGTACATGCTTTAAATCAAAAGGCAATAGCAAGAAGATATGCTAGAGAAATAAACAAGAAATATGAAGATATAAATCTTATAGTTGCACACATGGGTGGAGGAGTTTCTGTTGGAGCTCATAAAAATGGTAAAATAGTAGATGTTGCAAACGCATTAGATGGAGAAGGACCTTTCTCTCCAGAAAGAAGTGGTGGACTACCAGTAGGTGCATTAGTAAAAATGTGCTTTAGTGGAAAATATACTCAAGATGAAATTAAAAAGAAAATAAAAGGTAATGGCGGACTAGTTGCATACTTAAACACTAATGATGCTAGAGAAGTTGAAGAAAGAATTGAAGCTGGTGATGAAAAAGCTAAATTAGTATATGAAGCTATGGCATATCAAATCTCTAAAGAAATAGGAGCTAGTGCTGCAGTTCTTAAGGGAGATGTAAAAGCAATATTATTAACTGGTGGAATCGCATATTCAAAAATGTTTACAGAAATGATTGCAGATAGAGTTAAATTTATAGCAGATGTAAAAGTTTATCCAGGTGAAGATGAAATGATTGCATTAGCTCAAGGTGGACTTAGAGTTTTAACTGGTGAAGAAGAGGCTCAAGTTTATGATAACTAA
- a CDS encoding YbbR-like domain-containing protein, protein MINRLKNNTKIKIISFLSAIALWMYVMAVVDPEETKGFEDIPVSISNMSDLKDKNLVIYPDEKLTADVYIKGSLSKVQSVKKEDIHVYGTIEDPIQGQKEVYLKANIPQGVTLEFKHDVLVVNLEKNIKEKRDIKVEVSGNSKRNINKIELSKEFVDVSGPRTLVKEVKSVRANLDVGNETDDFSKKLQLIPLNSDGTKVEGVTLSSSFVTAKIELLKEKIVPIRVSLNDNKDNDVLKNYKLSKEQVTIKGKKEDIDKISYIKTKPIDLADLANGEEKEVSLEIPEGITLEDSSITIKLNDTKQLSAEFLYNAGDIELRNIPTNMDNPNVISDVDIKVVVESTEDLSKLNKKDISLYIDLSQGPEEDSKYKIKYETTYQFKKINIEPNIVEVE, encoded by the coding sequence ATGATAAATAGACTAAAAAATAATACCAAAATAAAAATAATATCATTTTTAAGTGCAATTGCATTATGGATGTATGTTATGGCTGTAGTTGACCCTGAAGAAACTAAAGGGTTTGAAGATATACCTGTATCTATAAGTAATATGAGTGATTTAAAGGATAAAAATCTTGTTATATATCCAGACGAAAAATTAACAGCAGATGTATATATAAAAGGTAGTTTATCAAAGGTACAAAGTGTTAAAAAAGAAGATATACATGTATATGGAACCATTGAAGACCCAATACAAGGACAGAAGGAAGTATATTTAAAAGCAAATATTCCTCAAGGTGTTACTCTAGAATTTAAGCATGATGTTTTAGTAGTAAATCTTGAAAAAAACATAAAAGAAAAAAGAGATATAAAGGTAGAAGTAAGTGGAAATTCAAAAAGAAATATAAATAAAATTGAACTTAGTAAGGAATTTGTCGATGTATCAGGTCCAAGAACTCTAGTTAAAGAAGTCAAAAGTGTAAGAGCTAATCTAGATGTTGGTAATGAGACAGATGATTTTTCTAAAAAATTGCAATTAATACCATTAAATAGTGATGGAACTAAGGTTGAAGGAGTAACATTAAGTTCATCCTTTGTGACTGCAAAGATAGAACTATTGAAGGAAAAAATTGTCCCAATAAGAGTAAGTCTAAATGATAATAAAGATAATGATGTACTGAAAAACTATAAATTAAGTAAGGAACAAGTTACAATAAAAGGAAAGAAAGAAGATATAGACAAAATAAGTTATATTAAGACAAAACCTATTGACTTAGCTGATTTGGCTAATGGTGAAGAAAAAGAAGTTAGCTTAGAAATTCCAGAGGGTATAACTCTTGAGGATAGCTCTATAACAATTAAATTAAATGATACAAAACAATTGAGTGCAGAATTTTTATATAATGCGGGAGATATTGAATTAAGAAATATCCCAACAAATATGGATAATCCAAATGTAATTTCTGATGTAGATATAAAAGTTGTTGTAGAGTCAACGGAGGATTTGAGTAAGTTAAATAAAAAAGATATTTCATTATATATTGATTTATCACAAGGCCCTGAGGAAGATAGTAAATATAAAATAAAATATGAAACAACATATCAATTTAAAAAAATAAATATAGAACCTAATATTGTTGAAGTGGAATGA